The following coding sequences are from one Deinococcus arcticus window:
- a CDS encoding acylphosphatase, with protein sequence MRLTALVSGTVQGVGYRRYVQRHARDLNLAGYAENLSDGRVEVVAEGPQPELDRLLHWLRRGPPHARITDVQTQASEATGLQDFHLY encoded by the coding sequence ATGCGTCTGACTGCCCTCGTTTCTGGCACTGTGCAGGGCGTCGGCTACCGGCGCTACGTGCAGCGCCACGCCCGCGACCTGAATCTGGCGGGCTACGCCGAGAACCTGAGTGACGGCCGGGTGGAGGTGGTGGCCGAGGGCCCCCAGCCCGAGCTTGACCGCCTGCTGCACTGGCTGCGCCGGGGCCCGCCCCACGCCCGCATTACCGACGTACAGACCCAGGCCAGCGAGGCCACCGGCCTCCAGGACTTCCACCTGTACTGA